The genomic window TGCGCAGCCAAGAGGCGCGAGACCGGCTGGTCACCCACATGATCGACAACAACAAGCCGAAGACGGCCGCGGCGCCGCTCTCGGCGATCCTTGCCGCGGACCTGAATTTCCACGACAACTTGCCAACAGTGTTCCCGCACGCGCCCGAGGCCAAGGACTACTTCGCCGATACGGACTACCGGACCGAGTCGGCGCGGTTCAATGCCCTGATCCAGATCGGCTACCTCATCCTGGGTATCCGCGCGGCGGGGCTGGCGGCGGGCCCGATGAACGGGTTCGACGGCGCGGGGCTGGACAAGGACTTCTTCCCGGACGGCGATCACACCGGTCTCGTCGTGGTCAATATCGGCAAGCCGGGCGCGAACGCCTGGTTCCCGCGCTCGCCGCGATTGGCCTACGACGAGGTGGTCAGCACGATTTGAGCCGGTCGGGAGGGCAGCGCACCCGGTCGGAGTGGTCGATGCCCGCGAGAACAACTCACGGGCATCGCCGTCCCCGCACTACCCGGCGCAGACCGTCGATGACCGGCTCACACGCCGCCGAGCTGGGGCGTGGATTCGGCGAAGCGCGCTCGCCGAGCGGCGACCGCCAGCAGCCCGACCGCGATCCAGGCGAGCACCCAGGGGGCGGGCTCGAGGATCACGGCGAGAAGGGCGAGCCACCCGCGCGCCCTCTCGATAGCGGCTGCGGACATTGATCGGGACCCGGGCATGGCCCGGGTTTTCGGAGAGCGACCCGAGAGAGGCGCGGTGTCAGCGGATGGCGATGATGGCCGAGCCGTGGCCGAAAAGGCCCTGGTTCACCGCGATACCCGCGCGGGCGTTGTCCACCTGGCGGCCGTCGGCCTGGCCGCGCAGCTGCCAGGTGAGCTCGCAGATCTGGGCGATGGCCTGGGCGGGGATCGCCTCACCGAAACAGGCCAGGCCGCCGCTGGGGTTCACCGGCACGCGTCCGCCCAATGTTGTTGCGCCACTGCGCAACAGTGCCTCCGCGCCGCCCGTCTCGCAGAGCCCGATGTCCTCGTACCAGTCCAGCTCCAGCGCGGTGGACAGGTCGTAGACCTCCGCGAGGGACAGGTCGGCCGGACCGAGTCCGGCCTCCTCGTACGCGGCGTGCGCGAGGTCGGAACGGAACGCGCGGGGCGGGGCCTCGACGGCCACAGCGGAGTCCGTCGCGAAATCCGGCAGGTCGAGAACGGTTTTCGGGAACGTCGGCGTGACCGTCGACAGCGCCCGGATGCGGACCGGGTCGGCGACGCCGTGCCGACGCGCGTACTCCATCGACGTCAACACCAGTGCTGCCCCGCCGTCGCTGGTCGCGCAGATGTCGAGCAGCCGCAACGGGTCCGAGACGATCGCCGAGGCGGCGACCTCCTCGACCGAAACCTCCTTGCGATAGCGGGCATACGGGTTGTTCAGGCCGTGCCTGGCATTCTTCACCTTGACCGCGGCGAAATCGTCGAGTGTGGCACCGTGCAGCGCCATCCGGCGGCGGGCATACAGCGCGAAATAGATGGGATTGGTAGCGCCGAGCAGGTGGAAACGCAACCAGTCCGGGTCGTCGCGTCGCTCACCGCCGACCGGCTGGAAGAAGCCCTTCGGGGCGGCATCCGCGCCCACCACCAGCGCCACGTCGCACAACCCCGCCAGGATCTGGGCGCGTGCGTTGGCGATGGCCTGCGCACCCGAGGCACAGGCGGCATAGCTGCTCGAGATCCGCGCACCCGACCAACCCAGCGCCTGAGCGAACGTCGCGCCCGAGACGAAACCGGGGTATC from Nocardia bhagyanarayanae includes these protein-coding regions:
- a CDS encoding lipid-transfer protein translates to MTDTNDRDIAVLGAGMHQWGKWGRNFVEYGLVAARAALADAGVNHLDVGYIAGADTIRNGYPGFVSGATFAQALGWSGARISSSYAACASGAQAIANARAQILAGLCDVALVVGADAAPKGFFQPVGGERRDDPDWLRFHLLGATNPIYFALYARRRMALHGATLDDFAAVKVKNARHGLNNPYARYRKEVSVEEVAASAIVSDPLRLLDICATSDGGAALVLTSMEYARRHGVADPVRIRALSTVTPTFPKTVLDLPDFATDSAVAVEAPPRAFRSDLAHAAYEEAGLGPADLSLAEVYDLSTALELDWYEDIGLCETGGAEALLRSGATTLGGRVPVNPSGGLACFGEAIPAQAIAQICELTWQLRGQADGRQVDNARAGIAVNQGLFGHGSAIIAIR
- a CDS encoding malonic semialdehyde reductase, which produces MNSVQPALLTLAAEAQDLLFREARTANTFTDEPVTDEQIRAIYELVKYAPTSMNQQPLRIVLVRSQEARDRLVTHMIDNNKPKTAAAPLSAILAADLNFHDNLPTVFPHAPEAKDYFADTDYRTESARFNALIQIGYLILGIRAAGLAAGPMNGFDGAGLDKDFFPDGDHTGLVVVNIGKPGANAWFPRSPRLAYDEVVSTI